In Daphnia pulicaria isolate SC F1-1A chromosome 5, SC_F0-13Bv2, whole genome shotgun sequence, a single genomic region encodes these proteins:
- the LOC124340788 gene encoding mitogen-activated protein kinase kinase kinase 4-like isoform X2 produces MDVPKQRNKAVTKVCFESSESFDSSSVSDDELDSTFNKYSCTPPSRQNIKGMQKRRELRILNSPKLSLEKLENDKKDKTTTHKWQQRETSRQRGSERKMKWITTSSNGGTLNTGETMSVDGYASEDEANSDVNAPSNQGIKVESRNRFMSLCSRLIKLPRKVKRTDSLLASKQIISCQNRAEFQNYFTDLMKSSGNIEKTNNHETQERSEEELLWQSELKDLLWLELQAWISDRTPQEQDSYLYVQRKKIPDILNRIMEYRFEPFYAPSSECSQFSGASSLHEALGCPGCLDAFCEMCSLNQSKALYEISTLLKELENVEELYPSGRALGIDYPLYSSNEFNDRIKAIVCWYNVTCLLQLKIDIIGHMLVSLGSKGLPWPTWPPWPINDERDGEEINTDREKANPELNSYTSTCSDMPSPPILLNKTKVLRREKSRVQFFIENDPPTANRPNDRQRLEDSPTESWKSEYSGTDLPEADAELKHLFVKEPHLQRDEEIDNPSKPETLRLDSYSAASESDLECCRSGGLETPDGRLLYRHYIERALKNKGLRKMLRWIVIIHRVGMVRAKESLLKPDQYKGSSCSSSPYLYEDSGQLGGDCRPNTPELTELRRYGAWSVEIQSLKLPQYRTLYLFLCRMPMDVIRESLCIRLEQKPAEPSALSIRQLMQEFKEGLKVGVICKQKYRRDVHSVVPTDYDVTLHSALEKEFNEILKLTLSAYLDYLKRWVCMGSPTSSIQKNILESEWNFTRSVCSEIPGGEMLAGNAFCAIASSMLSSTGRYLREGINRRMEFQSDTSGSDNEERSEKDMALTILRRIQRVLSEARDQCLKAVSVTKMIRRDLEVAAEFDISVPLPELLHRLAITGHILVVLPHNDNYVVFVPKSLRSHREYLHCLLDLSSRSEPPPPSSDSKEESLPNYSQSSEDDAENEGYMILLQTQTADGETIETLWKGETVRIRTLRDDAILRSHVQREVLLLIVFNAIHLSARRREVQESLGPGLELRYENRPSNYVVAESLLQLKNEVICLSQTIIESIEEVVNKCSVQHLNVHLLDPLEQAPLISRWKEVVRHCFKLGFEFNKDVLRLVSGKPNVELALNVVKLANLWMNFTVKYSERGRGLRPKWATQGLEFLVTACESDITCHLPDEEFCRMKESISQCVHHIIGSLDQSSKLQTSSPVVRRFSKNSMPVFPSSLSAETLSPLKSPMSSRKTSLQFSNDERLSNSLPTLPRRDSAGDVLPWKDRVCRSVLLIESQRDASLEEATLIGRVARQTKEAKWHIRLKSVQFSWQRGVKIGQGRFGKVYVAVNNKTGELMAMKEIALQPNDHRTIRSVADELHIFEGIHHPHLVRYYGLEIHREEMIIFMEFCPEGTLEHLVASTETGLPEELIRRFTRQLLEAVTVLHENGIVHRDIKGANIFLTDVGNCLKLGDFGCAAKIKSQTTMFGELQGFVGTQAFMAPEVFMHTMTEGHGRAADIWSVGCVVIEMATGKRPWYELESNYAIMFKVGMGEVPPTPLTLSEEGQAFLSHLLQHDPKQRESAANLLEHNFLKVYQEDDPLYSAVIRHPVSSLSKR; encoded by the exons ATGGATGTTCCTAAGCAGAGAAATAAAGCTGTGACAAAAGTGTGCTTTGAAAGTTCGGAAAGCTTTGACAGTTCTTCTGTCTCAGACGATGAGCTTGATTCCACCTTCAACAAATATTCCTGCACACCTCCTAGCCGGCAGAACATTAAAGGAATGCAAAAAAGAAGGGAGCTGAGGATACTGAACTCACCCAAACTGTCACtggaaaaattagaaaatgataaaaaggacaaaacaacaacacataaGTGGCAACAAAGAGAAACAAGCAGACAACGAGGttctgaaagaaaaatgaagtggATTACAACTTCCAGTAATGGAGGGACCTTAAATACAGGAGAAACCATGTCAGTGGATGGCTATGCAAGTGAGGACGAAGCAAATTCTGATGTCAATGCTCCAAGCAACCAGGGAATTAAG GTTGAAAGCCGAAATCGTTTCATGAGCCTGTGTTCCCGCTTGATCAAATTGCCGCGCAAAGTGAAAAGAACCGATTCTCTCCTCGCAAGCAAGCAGATCATATCTTGCCAAAATCGAgcagaatttcaaaattattttacggaTCTTATGAAATCGTCAGGGAATATCGAAAAAACCAATAATCACGAAACCCAAGAAAGGAGTGAAGAAGAACTTTTGTGGCAGAGTGAATTAAAAG ATCTTTTGTGGTTGGAACTACAAGCTTGGATATCTGACAGAACCCCACAAGAACAAGACAGCTATCTTTATGTCCAGCGCAAGAAAATTCCAGACATTTTGAACAGAATAATGGAGTACCGGTTCGAGCCTTTTTACGCTCCTTCGTCAGAGTGTTCGCAGTTTAGTGGAGCCTCATCGCTTCACGAAGCA TTGGGATGCCCCGGGTGTTTGGACGCGTTCTGTGAGATGTGCTCTCTCAACCAAAGCAAAGCCTTATACGAAATTTCGACGCTATTAAAAGAGCTGGAAAACGTGGAAGAGCTCTACCCTTCTGGTCGCGCGCTCGGCATTGATTATCCTCTATACAGTAGCAACGAGTTTAATGATCGGATCAAAGCAATCGTCTGCTGGTACAACGTGACTTGTTTGCTACAACTGAAAATCGATATTATCGGTCACATGCTTGTATCACTTGGCTCCAAAGGGCTTCCTTGGCCCACATGGCCGCCTTGGCCAATCAACGATG aacGCGATGGTGAAGAAATCAATACCGACAGGGAAAAAGCTAATCCAGAGTTAAATAGTTATACATCTACCTGTTCCGATATGCCAAGCCCGCCGatacttttaaataaaactaaagtgCTCAGGAGAGAGAAATCGCGCGTTCAATTCTTCATTGAGAATGATCCTCCAACCGCCAATCGTCCTAATGACCGACAACGATTGGAGGACAGCCCAACGGAATCTTGGAAGAGCGAATATTCTGGAACTGATTTGC ctgAAGCGGATGCTGAGTTAAAACATCTATTCGTTAAGGAACCCCATCTTCAAAGGGACGAGGAAATTGATAATCCTTCCAAACCAGAAACTTTGCGCCTGGATAGTTATAGCGCAGCATCTGAATCGGATTTAGAATGCTGTAGATCTGGAGGCTTAGAAACCCCAGACGGCCGTTTGCTATACCGACATTACATTGAAAGAGCTCTGAAGAATAAAGGATTGCGAAAAATGCTCCG TTGGATTGTTATCATCCATCGTGTCGGTATGGTGAGAGCAAAAGAATCGCTATTGAAACCAGATCAGTACAAGGGAAGCAGTTGTTCGTCCTCGCCTTACTTGTATGAAGATTCAGGACAACTGGGTGGTGATTGCCGTCCGAATACACCGGAACTTACAGAACTCCGTCGTTACGGAGCTTGGTCTGTAGAGATCCAGTCGTTGAAATTGCCCCAGTACCGAACGCTGTACCTCTTCCTTTGTCGAATGCCAATGGATGTAATTAGGGAATCTTTATGCATTCGCTTGGAGCAAAAACCAGCTGAGCCGTCGGCCCTTAGTATTCGTCAATTGATGCAAGAGTTTAAG GAAGGATTGAAAGTCGGAGTAATTTGCAAGCAAAAGTATCGCAGAGACGTGCATTCCGTTGTCCCCACTGATTACGACGTGACGCTACACAGTGCCCTAGAAAAGGAGTTTAATGAGATACTCAAATTGACGTTAAGT GCTTATCTAGATTATTTAAAGCGATGGGTGTGCATGGGATCGCCAACAAGTTCAatacagaaaaatattttggagtCGGAATGGAATTTCACACGATCAGTGTGTTCGGAAATCCCCGGTGGCGAGATGCTGGCCGGAAACGCATTCTGTGCAATAGCTTCATCCATGTTAAGTTCAACTGGTAGATACCTTCGTGAGGGAATCAACCGACGGATGGAATTTCAATCAGACACCAGTGGGTCTGATAATGAAGAGCGATCAGAAAA GGATATGGCACTTACTATACTTCGGCGCATTCAGCGAGTCTTATCAGAAGCTCGTGATCAGTGCCTAAAAGCAGTTTCTGTTACCAAAATGATTCGAAGAGACTTGGAAGTAGCCGCCGAATTCGATATCAGTGTGCCACTCCCGGAACTCCTCCACCGACTCGCTATTACCGGCCACATACTTGTCGTTTTACCGCATAATGACAATTATGTGGTTTTCGTTCCAA aaAGTCTCCGAAGTCATAGAGAGTACTTGCATTGTCTCCTGGATCTCTCCTCTCGTTCAGAACCACCTCCACCGTCCAGCGACAGTAAAGAAGAATCACTTCCCAATTATTCCCAAAGTAGCGAAGATGATGCAG AGAACGAGGGCTACATGATACTACTTCAAACGCAAACTGCCGATGGAGAAACTATTGAAACTTTATGGAAGGGTGAAACAGTTCGCATTCGT ACGCTGCGAGACGATGCAATCCTCCGTTCTCATGTTCAGCGCGAAGTTTTGCTCTTAATTGTTTTCAACGCCATTCATCTATCAGCCAGGCGTCGTGAAGTACAAGAGTCTCTTGGTCCAGGTCTTGAATTACGCTACGAAAATAGGCCGTCCAACTATGTGGTTGCTGAATCTCTCCTTCAGCTCAAG aatGAGGTGATCTGCTTAAGCCAAACCATCATTGAATCTATCGAAGAAGTGGTGAATAAGTGCAGTGTCCAACATCTAAACGTACATCTTCTAGACCCGCTGGAGCAGGCTCCACTGATAAGTCGTTGGAAAGAAGTGGTCCGCCATTGCTTCAAACTGGGCTTTGAATTTAACAAAGACGTACTACGTCTTGTTTCTGGCAAGCCTAACGTTGAGCTAGCCCTCAACGTAGTCAAACTAGCCAATCTGTGGATGAACTTTACCGTGAAGTACAGCGAACGCGGTCGTGGTCTCAGACCCAAATGGGCTACTCAG GGGTTAGAATTTCTCGTTACGGCCTGCGAGTCGGACATAACTTGTCATCTCCCCGACGAAGAATTTTGCAGAATGAAAGAGTCGATTAGTCAATGTGTTCATCACATCATCGGATCACTAGATCAAAGTTCTAAATTGCAAACTTCTTCTCCAGTCGTCCgccgattttcaaaaaattcta TGCCCGTCTTCCCGAGTAGTTTATCAGCAGAAACTCTTTCTCCTTTGAAAAGCCCGATGAGTTCAAGAAAGACGTCTCTTCAGTTTTCCAATGACGAACGACTTTCGAATTCGCTGCCTACTCTACCTCGACGGGATTCtg CCGGAGATGTTTTGCCGTGGAAGGACCGTGTCTGCCGCTCTGTGCTTTTGATTGAATCACAGCGCGATGCTTCATTGGAGGAGGCTACATTGATTGGTCGCGTAGCCCGTCAAACCAAAGAAGCGAAATGGCATATCCGGCTCAAAAGCGTCCAGTTTTCTTGGCAACGTGGAGTCAAAATAG GACAAGGACGTTTTGGCAAAGTTTACGTAGCTGTCAACAATAAAACTGGCGAATTGATGGCCATGAAAGAGATTGCATTACAGCCCAACGATCATCGGACCATTCGCAGTGTAGCGGATGAATTGCACATCTTTGAAGGCATCCATCACCCGCATCTCGTGCGTTACTACGGTTTGGAGATCCATCGAGAAGAAATGATCATATTTATGGAATTCTGTCCGGAAGGAACACTGGAGCATTTAGTTGCTTCAACTGAGACAGGTCTACCCGAAGAACTCATTCGACGTTTCACTCGACAACTTCTCGAAGCCGTCACTGTCTTACACGAAAATGGAATCGTGCATAGAGACATTAAGG GTGCCAACATTTTTCTTACCGACGTTGGCAATTGTTTAAAATTAGGTGATTTTGGTTGTGCCGCTAAAATCAAATCGCAAACGACCATGTTTGGAGAACTGCAAGGTTTTGTTGGCACTCAAG CATTCATGGCTCCGGAGGTTTTTATGCATACGATGACTGAGGGCCACGGACGCGCGGCCGACATCTGGAGTGTGGGTTGTGTGGTGATAGAAATGGCAACAGGAAAA AGGCCTTGGTATGAACTCGAATCAAATTACGCTATTATGTTCAAAGTTGGGATGGGAGAAGTACCTCCTACGCCACTTACGCTCAGTGAAGAGGGCCAAGCGTTTCTATCTCATCTTCTTCAACATGATCCGAAACAAAGAGAAAGCGCAGCTAATCTGCTTGAACACAATTTTCTAAAA GTCTATCAGGAAGACGACCCTTTATACTCTGCAGTGATTCGTCATCCGGTTTCTAGTTTATCGAAACGTTAG
- the LOC124340788 gene encoding mitogen-activated protein kinase kinase kinase 4-like isoform X1 has protein sequence MDVPKQRNKAVTKVCFESSESFDSSSVSDDELDSTFNKYSCTPPSRQNIKGMQKRRELRILNSPKLSLEKLENDKKDKTTTHKWQQRETSRQRGSERKMKWITTSSNGGTLNTGETMSVDGYASEDEANSDVNAPSNQGIKVESRNRFMSLCSRLIKLPRKVKRTDSLLASKQIISCQNRAEFQNYFTDLMKSSGNIEKTNNHETQERSEEELLWQSELKDLLWLELQAWISDRTPQEQDSYLYVQRKKIPDILNRIMEYRFEPFYAPSSECSQFSGASSLHEALGCPGCLDAFCEMCSLNQSKALYEISTLLKELENVEELYPSGRALGIDYPLYSSNEFNDRIKAIVCWYNVTCLLQLKIDIIGHMLVSLGSKGLPWPTWPPWPINDEERDGEEINTDREKANPELNSYTSTCSDMPSPPILLNKTKVLRREKSRVQFFIENDPPTANRPNDRQRLEDSPTESWKSEYSGTDLPEADAELKHLFVKEPHLQRDEEIDNPSKPETLRLDSYSAASESDLECCRSGGLETPDGRLLYRHYIERALKNKGLRKMLRWIVIIHRVGMVRAKESLLKPDQYKGSSCSSSPYLYEDSGQLGGDCRPNTPELTELRRYGAWSVEIQSLKLPQYRTLYLFLCRMPMDVIRESLCIRLEQKPAEPSALSIRQLMQEFKEGLKVGVICKQKYRRDVHSVVPTDYDVTLHSALEKEFNEILKLTLSAYLDYLKRWVCMGSPTSSIQKNILESEWNFTRSVCSEIPGGEMLAGNAFCAIASSMLSSTGRYLREGINRRMEFQSDTSGSDNEERSEKDMALTILRRIQRVLSEARDQCLKAVSVTKMIRRDLEVAAEFDISVPLPELLHRLAITGHILVVLPHNDNYVVFVPKSLRSHREYLHCLLDLSSRSEPPPPSSDSKEESLPNYSQSSEDDAENEGYMILLQTQTADGETIETLWKGETVRIRTLRDDAILRSHVQREVLLLIVFNAIHLSARRREVQESLGPGLELRYENRPSNYVVAESLLQLKNEVICLSQTIIESIEEVVNKCSVQHLNVHLLDPLEQAPLISRWKEVVRHCFKLGFEFNKDVLRLVSGKPNVELALNVVKLANLWMNFTVKYSERGRGLRPKWATQGLEFLVTACESDITCHLPDEEFCRMKESISQCVHHIIGSLDQSSKLQTSSPVVRRFSKNSMPVFPSSLSAETLSPLKSPMSSRKTSLQFSNDERLSNSLPTLPRRDSAGDVLPWKDRVCRSVLLIESQRDASLEEATLIGRVARQTKEAKWHIRLKSVQFSWQRGVKIGQGRFGKVYVAVNNKTGELMAMKEIALQPNDHRTIRSVADELHIFEGIHHPHLVRYYGLEIHREEMIIFMEFCPEGTLEHLVASTETGLPEELIRRFTRQLLEAVTVLHENGIVHRDIKGANIFLTDVGNCLKLGDFGCAAKIKSQTTMFGELQGFVGTQAFMAPEVFMHTMTEGHGRAADIWSVGCVVIEMATGKRPWYELESNYAIMFKVGMGEVPPTPLTLSEEGQAFLSHLLQHDPKQRESAANLLEHNFLKVYQEDDPLYSAVIRHPVSSLSKR, from the exons ATGGATGTTCCTAAGCAGAGAAATAAAGCTGTGACAAAAGTGTGCTTTGAAAGTTCGGAAAGCTTTGACAGTTCTTCTGTCTCAGACGATGAGCTTGATTCCACCTTCAACAAATATTCCTGCACACCTCCTAGCCGGCAGAACATTAAAGGAATGCAAAAAAGAAGGGAGCTGAGGATACTGAACTCACCCAAACTGTCACtggaaaaattagaaaatgataaaaaggacaaaacaacaacacataaGTGGCAACAAAGAGAAACAAGCAGACAACGAGGttctgaaagaaaaatgaagtggATTACAACTTCCAGTAATGGAGGGACCTTAAATACAGGAGAAACCATGTCAGTGGATGGCTATGCAAGTGAGGACGAAGCAAATTCTGATGTCAATGCTCCAAGCAACCAGGGAATTAAG GTTGAAAGCCGAAATCGTTTCATGAGCCTGTGTTCCCGCTTGATCAAATTGCCGCGCAAAGTGAAAAGAACCGATTCTCTCCTCGCAAGCAAGCAGATCATATCTTGCCAAAATCGAgcagaatttcaaaattattttacggaTCTTATGAAATCGTCAGGGAATATCGAAAAAACCAATAATCACGAAACCCAAGAAAGGAGTGAAGAAGAACTTTTGTGGCAGAGTGAATTAAAAG ATCTTTTGTGGTTGGAACTACAAGCTTGGATATCTGACAGAACCCCACAAGAACAAGACAGCTATCTTTATGTCCAGCGCAAGAAAATTCCAGACATTTTGAACAGAATAATGGAGTACCGGTTCGAGCCTTTTTACGCTCCTTCGTCAGAGTGTTCGCAGTTTAGTGGAGCCTCATCGCTTCACGAAGCA TTGGGATGCCCCGGGTGTTTGGACGCGTTCTGTGAGATGTGCTCTCTCAACCAAAGCAAAGCCTTATACGAAATTTCGACGCTATTAAAAGAGCTGGAAAACGTGGAAGAGCTCTACCCTTCTGGTCGCGCGCTCGGCATTGATTATCCTCTATACAGTAGCAACGAGTTTAATGATCGGATCAAAGCAATCGTCTGCTGGTACAACGTGACTTGTTTGCTACAACTGAAAATCGATATTATCGGTCACATGCTTGTATCACTTGGCTCCAAAGGGCTTCCTTGGCCCACATGGCCGCCTTGGCCAATCAACGATG aagaacGCGATGGTGAAGAAATCAATACCGACAGGGAAAAAGCTAATCCAGAGTTAAATAGTTATACATCTACCTGTTCCGATATGCCAAGCCCGCCGatacttttaaataaaactaaagtgCTCAGGAGAGAGAAATCGCGCGTTCAATTCTTCATTGAGAATGATCCTCCAACCGCCAATCGTCCTAATGACCGACAACGATTGGAGGACAGCCCAACGGAATCTTGGAAGAGCGAATATTCTGGAACTGATTTGC ctgAAGCGGATGCTGAGTTAAAACATCTATTCGTTAAGGAACCCCATCTTCAAAGGGACGAGGAAATTGATAATCCTTCCAAACCAGAAACTTTGCGCCTGGATAGTTATAGCGCAGCATCTGAATCGGATTTAGAATGCTGTAGATCTGGAGGCTTAGAAACCCCAGACGGCCGTTTGCTATACCGACATTACATTGAAAGAGCTCTGAAGAATAAAGGATTGCGAAAAATGCTCCG TTGGATTGTTATCATCCATCGTGTCGGTATGGTGAGAGCAAAAGAATCGCTATTGAAACCAGATCAGTACAAGGGAAGCAGTTGTTCGTCCTCGCCTTACTTGTATGAAGATTCAGGACAACTGGGTGGTGATTGCCGTCCGAATACACCGGAACTTACAGAACTCCGTCGTTACGGAGCTTGGTCTGTAGAGATCCAGTCGTTGAAATTGCCCCAGTACCGAACGCTGTACCTCTTCCTTTGTCGAATGCCAATGGATGTAATTAGGGAATCTTTATGCATTCGCTTGGAGCAAAAACCAGCTGAGCCGTCGGCCCTTAGTATTCGTCAATTGATGCAAGAGTTTAAG GAAGGATTGAAAGTCGGAGTAATTTGCAAGCAAAAGTATCGCAGAGACGTGCATTCCGTTGTCCCCACTGATTACGACGTGACGCTACACAGTGCCCTAGAAAAGGAGTTTAATGAGATACTCAAATTGACGTTAAGT GCTTATCTAGATTATTTAAAGCGATGGGTGTGCATGGGATCGCCAACAAGTTCAatacagaaaaatattttggagtCGGAATGGAATTTCACACGATCAGTGTGTTCGGAAATCCCCGGTGGCGAGATGCTGGCCGGAAACGCATTCTGTGCAATAGCTTCATCCATGTTAAGTTCAACTGGTAGATACCTTCGTGAGGGAATCAACCGACGGATGGAATTTCAATCAGACACCAGTGGGTCTGATAATGAAGAGCGATCAGAAAA GGATATGGCACTTACTATACTTCGGCGCATTCAGCGAGTCTTATCAGAAGCTCGTGATCAGTGCCTAAAAGCAGTTTCTGTTACCAAAATGATTCGAAGAGACTTGGAAGTAGCCGCCGAATTCGATATCAGTGTGCCACTCCCGGAACTCCTCCACCGACTCGCTATTACCGGCCACATACTTGTCGTTTTACCGCATAATGACAATTATGTGGTTTTCGTTCCAA aaAGTCTCCGAAGTCATAGAGAGTACTTGCATTGTCTCCTGGATCTCTCCTCTCGTTCAGAACCACCTCCACCGTCCAGCGACAGTAAAGAAGAATCACTTCCCAATTATTCCCAAAGTAGCGAAGATGATGCAG AGAACGAGGGCTACATGATACTACTTCAAACGCAAACTGCCGATGGAGAAACTATTGAAACTTTATGGAAGGGTGAAACAGTTCGCATTCGT ACGCTGCGAGACGATGCAATCCTCCGTTCTCATGTTCAGCGCGAAGTTTTGCTCTTAATTGTTTTCAACGCCATTCATCTATCAGCCAGGCGTCGTGAAGTACAAGAGTCTCTTGGTCCAGGTCTTGAATTACGCTACGAAAATAGGCCGTCCAACTATGTGGTTGCTGAATCTCTCCTTCAGCTCAAG aatGAGGTGATCTGCTTAAGCCAAACCATCATTGAATCTATCGAAGAAGTGGTGAATAAGTGCAGTGTCCAACATCTAAACGTACATCTTCTAGACCCGCTGGAGCAGGCTCCACTGATAAGTCGTTGGAAAGAAGTGGTCCGCCATTGCTTCAAACTGGGCTTTGAATTTAACAAAGACGTACTACGTCTTGTTTCTGGCAAGCCTAACGTTGAGCTAGCCCTCAACGTAGTCAAACTAGCCAATCTGTGGATGAACTTTACCGTGAAGTACAGCGAACGCGGTCGTGGTCTCAGACCCAAATGGGCTACTCAG GGGTTAGAATTTCTCGTTACGGCCTGCGAGTCGGACATAACTTGTCATCTCCCCGACGAAGAATTTTGCAGAATGAAAGAGTCGATTAGTCAATGTGTTCATCACATCATCGGATCACTAGATCAAAGTTCTAAATTGCAAACTTCTTCTCCAGTCGTCCgccgattttcaaaaaattcta TGCCCGTCTTCCCGAGTAGTTTATCAGCAGAAACTCTTTCTCCTTTGAAAAGCCCGATGAGTTCAAGAAAGACGTCTCTTCAGTTTTCCAATGACGAACGACTTTCGAATTCGCTGCCTACTCTACCTCGACGGGATTCtg CCGGAGATGTTTTGCCGTGGAAGGACCGTGTCTGCCGCTCTGTGCTTTTGATTGAATCACAGCGCGATGCTTCATTGGAGGAGGCTACATTGATTGGTCGCGTAGCCCGTCAAACCAAAGAAGCGAAATGGCATATCCGGCTCAAAAGCGTCCAGTTTTCTTGGCAACGTGGAGTCAAAATAG GACAAGGACGTTTTGGCAAAGTTTACGTAGCTGTCAACAATAAAACTGGCGAATTGATGGCCATGAAAGAGATTGCATTACAGCCCAACGATCATCGGACCATTCGCAGTGTAGCGGATGAATTGCACATCTTTGAAGGCATCCATCACCCGCATCTCGTGCGTTACTACGGTTTGGAGATCCATCGAGAAGAAATGATCATATTTATGGAATTCTGTCCGGAAGGAACACTGGAGCATTTAGTTGCTTCAACTGAGACAGGTCTACCCGAAGAACTCATTCGACGTTTCACTCGACAACTTCTCGAAGCCGTCACTGTCTTACACGAAAATGGAATCGTGCATAGAGACATTAAGG GTGCCAACATTTTTCTTACCGACGTTGGCAATTGTTTAAAATTAGGTGATTTTGGTTGTGCCGCTAAAATCAAATCGCAAACGACCATGTTTGGAGAACTGCAAGGTTTTGTTGGCACTCAAG CATTCATGGCTCCGGAGGTTTTTATGCATACGATGACTGAGGGCCACGGACGCGCGGCCGACATCTGGAGTGTGGGTTGTGTGGTGATAGAAATGGCAACAGGAAAA AGGCCTTGGTATGAACTCGAATCAAATTACGCTATTATGTTCAAAGTTGGGATGGGAGAAGTACCTCCTACGCCACTTACGCTCAGTGAAGAGGGCCAAGCGTTTCTATCTCATCTTCTTCAACATGATCCGAAACAAAGAGAAAGCGCAGCTAATCTGCTTGAACACAATTTTCTAAAA GTCTATCAGGAAGACGACCCTTTATACTCTGCAGTGATTCGTCATCCGGTTTCTAGTTTATCGAAACGTTAG